GCATCACGGTACAGTCCGCACAGAAGACCGTTCAGCGCTATTCTTTTGTTACACCGCTAACCCTCCCGAAAGACCAGACCTCTGCACCCAATACTGGGATGATACTTATCCCAGAGCAGAGTTACGTTCTGCATCAGATGTAATGTCTGTTTAGGAACTAATTATTTCCTGTAGGGTGGGCATCTTCTTGGTTACTGGGCGGGCGAGACGCCCACCCCACAAATATTTCTTGGAAATCCTTTAATCTGCGGACGTTCTAAGACTCAACATTCACCTCAAAGGAATTATCATGATTTTCACTGAAACCGCACTCAAAGATGCATTCATTATTGACTTAGAAGAAAAACCAGACCATCGTGGTTTTTTTGCTCGGTCTTTCTGCGCTCAAGAATTTGAAGCACATGGATTAAAGCCAACAGTTGCTCAATGTAACCTGTCTTTTAACTACAAAAAAGGCACTATCCGAGGAATGCACTATCAAATTCTGCCAGCAGCAGAAACAAAATTAATTCGTTGTACTAAAGGTGCAATTTATGACGTAATTATTGATATGCGTCCAGAATCTCCCAGCTTTTTATCACACATTGGTGTAGAGCTAACTCCAGAAAATCGCCGCGCTTTGTATGTTCCAGAAATGTTTGCTCATGGCTATCAAGCCCTGACAGATGAGACGGAAGTTGTATATCAAGTAGGTGAATTTTACACCCCAGGATATGAAAGAGGTTTACGCTATGACGACCCATTTTTTAACATTGATTGGCCTCTAGATGTGACTGAAATCTCTGAGAAAGATTTAAATTGGCCTTTGTTGAGAATGATGACTGTTGGTGGTACAGCTTCCAGATAAATTTAAACTCTTTATCTACACCTCCATCTGATACCATTTCTTTTTTTCTTTCTTTCTTTCTTTCTTTCTTTGTGTACTTTGCGCCCTTTGCGGTAGCCTGCGGCAAGCCGCTCTGCGTCTACGTTCCTCATATAGTTTGGTGCATCTTCATACTAATTCTGTATGAAGAAAAAATAATTAACTTAGGTAGAAATAAATGCCAAATAATATTCTATCTCGTGTTGGAAATACTATCTCTTTTGTCTCCAACAAAGTCCAAGCTCGGATCAATTACGCTAAGACATTACAGGTTGTTTCCCTAAAGCCTAAACAGCCTTCTAAAGGAAATGTACTTCTTTCTTATCGGATTGAACCATTTCTCATCAAACCAGGTCAGCCTGTGCCCAATGACCAGAGTTGGAACTGGGAATGTCTACTAATCGCCCAAACTTTTTTAGACATGGGCTATAACGTTGACGTTATCCAATTCCACAATGATAAATTCGTTCCTCAAAAAGACTACGCATTTTTCATTGATATCCGTCATCGTCTAGAAGCGCTTGCACCAAAGCTGAATAAAGATTGCATCAAAATTTTCCATGTTGACATTGCTAATATGATTTTTCGCAATGCAGCAGAATGCAACAGACTTCTAGAACTTCAACAGCGCCGAGGAATTACCTTACGTCCACAGCGATTTGAAACGCCCAATTTAGGAATTGAATATGCCGATTACGCCACCATATTAGGCAACAATTTCACAGTTGATACATTCAAATATGCGAACAAACCAATGTATCGTATTCCCATTTCTTCGTCACTCGTTTATCCTTCTCCTGAAGAGAAAAACTTTGATGCGGTAAGAAAGAATTTTATCTGGTTTGGTGGTAGCGCTTTAGTTCTCAAAGGATTAGACTTGGTTTTAGATGCCTTTGCCCAAATGCCGGAATACCATTTAACAGTTTGTGGCCCGGTAAGTAATGACAAAGAGTTTGAGCAAGCTTTCTATAAAGAACTATACGAAACACCAAACATCCATACTTATGGTTGGATTGATGTTAGTAGCCCTGACTTTTTAAAGATTACAAATAATTGTTTGGGACTTGTTTATCCTTCTGTTTCTGAGGGACAGGCAGGTGCAGTAATTACTAGTTTACAAGCCGGCTTAATTCCGATTTTAAGCTATGAATCTGGTGTGGATGTTCATGATTTTGGTGTGATTTTTGATAACCTTTCCCTTGAAGAAATTCAGGCGAAAGTTAGAAGTATTTCCAATTTACCTGCTGAAGACCTCAAGCTGATGTCTCAGAAGGCATGGGAATACGCAAGAGCAAATCATACTAAAGAAAAGTTTGCTCAAGCCTACAGAAATGCTGTGGAGCAAATTATCGAAAATCACAGCCAGAAAAAACATACATCTAGCAAACAACTGGTTAGCATTTAGCCCTGGGGATTAGAAATCGCGGCTATACAAACCAAGTCCGCCTGCGCGGACTGAGAAAATTAAGGGTTTCAAACCCGCGCAGGCGGGTTTTGCCTGTGTAGCCGTGACTTCTAGTCACTTGGTTTAAGATGTCGCTAACACAAAATGTACTTAATATTTAGCTGTAACAAATTATTAAGTGCAAAATTATCGAGAATTTGTAACACAACAAACAGTTCTAAAAAGGAGTTTAGTTCATGATTATTATCGATCGCGCCTTACAAGCCCGTGCAGCAGCAGGAAATCCTATCAAGGTGGGAATGATTGGTGCTGGTTTTATGGGTCGAGGAATTGCCAACCAAATTGTCAATTCAGTGCCAGGAATGGAGTTAGTTGCTATCTCCAATCGTCAGATTGATGCAGCGAAACAAGCTTATTCGGAAGCCGGAATTGAAGATATTCAAGTTGTTGCAACTGTCAGCGAATTAGAAGATGCGATCGCTAACGGTAAGTATGCAGTCACAGAAGACGCTAAGTTACTGTGTCGGGCCGAGGGGATCGATGCATTAATCGAAGTCACAGGTGCAGTGGAATTTGGCGCTCACATCGTTATGGAAGCGATCGCCCACCGCAAACATGTGATCATGATGAATGCCGAACTCGACGGCACTATTGGCCCCATCCTGAAAGTGTATGCCGACAAAGCAGGCGTCATTCTCAGCGCTTGTGATGGCGATCAGCCAGGGGTACAAATGAACCTTTACCGCTTTGTGAAAAGCATTGGTTTAACTCCGTTATTATGCGGTAACATTAAAGGACTCCAAGACCCTTATCGCAATCCCACCACCCAGGAAGGATTTGCTAAACGTTGGGGTCAAAAGCCCCACATGGTGGCTAGCTTCGCTGACGGAACCAAAATTTCCTTTGAGCAAGCGATCGTTGCCAATGCCACAGGCATGAAAGTTGCCAAACGGGGAATGCTGGGATATAACTTCAACGGTTATGTCGATGAAATGGCCCATATATATGATGTTGAACAACTCAAAGAACTGGGCGGCATTGTCGATTATGTAGTTGGAGCAAAACCAGGCCCAGGCGTATATGTATTTGCCACTCACGACGACCCCAAGCAACAGCACTATCTCAACTTATACAAATTAGGCGAAGGCCCGCTTTACAGTTTCTATACTCCTTATCACCTCTGTCATTTTGAAGTTCCCTTGTCCGTAGCGCGTGCTGTTCTCTTCGGTGATGCCGTTATGTCTCCACTAGCAGGCCCGCTAGTAGATGTTGTCACCACTGCTAAAATCGACCTGAAAGCAGGAGAAACCTTAGATGGCATCGGCTACTACATGACCTACGGACAATGTGAAAATTCCGATATCGTCCAACAGCAAAATCTTCTACCAATCGGTCTAGCTGAAGGGTGTCGCCTCAAACGAGATATTTCTAAAGATCAAGTCCTCACTTATGAGGATGTAGAATTACCCGAAGGCAGACTTTGCGACCAACTACGAGCCGAGCAAAACACCTATTTCGCTCCAGAAAAAATCTTAGTAGCAGTTGGATAATATCGGTTCCAAAAACATTTGCCACAAATGAATTGGCTGTAGGGGTGTACAGCTGCACGCCCGTAATACGTTTCGGATAAGATCCCCCCGCCTGCGGCGACCCCCTTTTTAAGGGGGTAAAAATTACAAAAAGCCCCCCTTAAAAAGGGGGGTTGGGGGGATCTCCGAGGTCCCTACCAACGTATTTGTCGCCAGAATTTCATCAAGAGGATAAGAAGCTATACTGCGGGACACTAAAGTTGTTGATAGTAACTTACTGGGGAGCGTTTAAACAACCCCGATCGAAACTTTAGGTCAAATTCATGAAAATTGCTCTCGTCCACGATTATTTAACCCAGCGAGGTGGGGCAGAGCGTGTGTTTGAACTGCTTTGTAAGCGCTATCCTGAAGCAGATATTTTCACATCTTTGTACGATCCCCAAAAAACTATTGATCTAGGCGATCGCATTGTTAATACAACTTTCTTGCAAAAGATTCCTGGTGCAGCAAAATATTTTAGGTCAATGGCTCCTCTATATTTTCCTGCCTTTCGTGCCTTGGATCTGCAAGACTACGATTTAATTATTAGCAGTAGCACCAGCTTCGCCAAAGCAGTGCGAAAAAACCCCAAGGCTCGCCACATTTGTTTTTGTCATAATGTCACCCGTTTCTTATGGGATACAGCAACCTATTTAAGAGAGTACGGAGACTATAGATATTTTGCTCCTTTAATCGAACAAGTATTTCAATTAATGAGAAAGGTAGACCTGAAATATGCACAGGAGCCTGACCTTTACATTGCTAACTCTAGTGTTGTTGCCCGCCGGATTGAAAATATCTATGGCAAAAAGGCAATGATGGTGAACTATCCAATTGATACTAGTAAATTTGTTTTTTCAGATATAAAAGATGAATATTATCTCGCCTCCGCCCGGATGATCAGTTATAAGCGACTTGATATAATAGTCGAAGCTTTTAACTGGTTAGGGTGGCGGCTATTAATATCTGGTGATGGGCCAGAACAAGCACGGTTAAAATCCAAAGCATTACAAAATATTGTGTTCTTGGGACACGTAAGTGATAGAACCCGCAAAGACTTGTTTTCCAAAGCCAAGTCTATTATTGTCGCAGCCTTAGAAGACTACGGATTAGTACCAGTAGAGGCTAATGCTAGCGGCACACCAGTCATCGCCTATGGAGCCGGTGGAGTATTAGATACTCAAATCCCAGGTGAAACAGGAGTCTTTTTCAAAAGGCAAACACCCGAATCTCTACAAATTGCATTACTAGAAGCCAACGACATTTCTTGGGATTACGATCGCATCCGTAATCATGCAGTAGCAAATTTTTCAGAGAATGCCTTCTTTAGCAAAGTTGAGCAAATTATTAATCAAGCTTGTGGTGTGCATCAATTATTCATTTGATTTCTGAATCTCTTTCCACTATAAGATTACCTATTTCTTTTCTCTCTCGTCGTTAGCGGTTTGTAAAAAAATAGGTATTCTTCGGAGAATCTCTTAGCGTAAATCTCGAAGACAAGGATATAAAAGTGGTTCAAACTAGTCTAAATCCTCAGATAACTTCCGCTTCTGAAAGTGAACCAAGTTACGGACAAATGTTTGCCGTATTTGTGCGGAGATTTCCTTGGTTCTTAGCAGTATTAATTAGTTGTATTGCTATTGCTAGCATAGTAACTGTCAAGACCAAGCCTACTTATAAAAGTTCTATGCAGTTGCTAGTAGAACCTAACTATCAAGGTAAAACGGAAGGTGGTGCTGGGGTAGACAACCAATTTACTGACTCTAATGTGGTCATAGATACTGCTACCCAGCTTAACTTAATGCAAAGTTCAGGACTTATCCAAAAAGCAGTTGATAAACTTCAATCTGATTATCCAGATATAACTTCAGGTGAAATTAAAGCTTCTTTGGTCTTAACTCAATTAAGGAGCAAAGAAGATAATGTTGCTACAAAAATCTTTCAAGTTGAATACACTGCTGGAGATCCAGAAAAAACCCAAAAAGTTCTGGGCGCAATTCGACAAGTTTATGTCGAATATAACAAACAACAACAGAATTCGCGTTTACAAAAAGGTCTGCAAATTATCAGGGAACAGTTAAGTAAAGCCAGTGAAGAAGTAAACGCGGCTGAAACAAATTTACAAAGGTTTCGCAGAAATCAGAACTTAATCGATCCAGAGTCGCAAGCCAAAGCGATTGAAACAGCTTTGAACAATATTGCCCAAGAACGACAAACAACTCGTTCTCAATATGGGGAAGCTTTGGCACGCCAAAAATCTTTAGAAGAACAACTTAACCGTTCTCCTCAAAATGCTCTAGTTGCTTCTCGTTTGAGTCAGTCTACTCGCTATCAAAGCTTACTGAACGAAATCCAAAAAAGCGAACTGGCACTATCACAAGAACGCTTACGCTTTACAGATCAGACTCCAAACGTGCAAAAGCTCAAAGAACAACT
This Nostoc sp. C052 DNA region includes the following protein-coding sequences:
- the rfbC gene encoding dTDP-4-dehydrorhamnose 3,5-epimerase: MIFTETALKDAFIIDLEEKPDHRGFFARSFCAQEFEAHGLKPTVAQCNLSFNYKKGTIRGMHYQILPAAETKLIRCTKGAIYDVIIDMRPESPSFLSHIGVELTPENRRALYVPEMFAHGYQALTDETEVVYQVGEFYTPGYERGLRYDDPFFNIDWPLDVTEISEKDLNWPLLRMMTVGGTASR
- a CDS encoding glycosyltransferase, which translates into the protein MPNNILSRVGNTISFVSNKVQARINYAKTLQVVSLKPKQPSKGNVLLSYRIEPFLIKPGQPVPNDQSWNWECLLIAQTFLDMGYNVDVIQFHNDKFVPQKDYAFFIDIRHRLEALAPKLNKDCIKIFHVDIANMIFRNAAECNRLLELQQRRGITLRPQRFETPNLGIEYADYATILGNNFTVDTFKYANKPMYRIPISSSLVYPSPEEKNFDAVRKNFIWFGGSALVLKGLDLVLDAFAQMPEYHLTVCGPVSNDKEFEQAFYKELYETPNIHTYGWIDVSSPDFLKITNNCLGLVYPSVSEGQAGAVITSLQAGLIPILSYESGVDVHDFGVIFDNLSLEEIQAKVRSISNLPAEDLKLMSQKAWEYARANHTKEKFAQAYRNAVEQIIENHSQKKHTSSKQLVSI
- a CDS encoding NAD(P)H-dependent oxidoreductase encodes the protein MIIIDRALQARAAAGNPIKVGMIGAGFMGRGIANQIVNSVPGMELVAISNRQIDAAKQAYSEAGIEDIQVVATVSELEDAIANGKYAVTEDAKLLCRAEGIDALIEVTGAVEFGAHIVMEAIAHRKHVIMMNAELDGTIGPILKVYADKAGVILSACDGDQPGVQMNLYRFVKSIGLTPLLCGNIKGLQDPYRNPTTQEGFAKRWGQKPHMVASFADGTKISFEQAIVANATGMKVAKRGMLGYNFNGYVDEMAHIYDVEQLKELGGIVDYVVGAKPGPGVYVFATHDDPKQQHYLNLYKLGEGPLYSFYTPYHLCHFEVPLSVARAVLFGDAVMSPLAGPLVDVVTTAKIDLKAGETLDGIGYYMTYGQCENSDIVQQQNLLPIGLAEGCRLKRDISKDQVLTYEDVELPEGRLCDQLRAEQNTYFAPEKILVAVG
- a CDS encoding glycosyltransferase, giving the protein MKIALVHDYLTQRGGAERVFELLCKRYPEADIFTSLYDPQKTIDLGDRIVNTTFLQKIPGAAKYFRSMAPLYFPAFRALDLQDYDLIISSSTSFAKAVRKNPKARHICFCHNVTRFLWDTATYLREYGDYRYFAPLIEQVFQLMRKVDLKYAQEPDLYIANSSVVARRIENIYGKKAMMVNYPIDTSKFVFSDIKDEYYLASARMISYKRLDIIVEAFNWLGWRLLISGDGPEQARLKSKALQNIVFLGHVSDRTRKDLFSKAKSIIVAALEDYGLVPVEANASGTPVIAYGAGGVLDTQIPGETGVFFKRQTPESLQIALLEANDISWDYDRIRNHAVANFSENAFFSKVEQIINQACGVHQLFI